The Festucalex cinctus isolate MCC-2025b chromosome 16, RoL_Fcin_1.0, whole genome shotgun sequence sequence ccccccccccaaaaaaaaaccgtccATATTGAACTTTTAGCTCCACTCACGTTTTGGTGTGTTAACTGCCATGATCACAAACAGCAAACGTGGATATTGGCAACCAGGAGATCAGAAAGTGGGACAAATCTCtgcatgtgtgcatgtttgGGTGCGCGGGTGTGGGTTTGCGTTTGAGCCGAGGCGCCGCAGCATGGCCGCCGCGACCATCAGATGCGAGAAACGAGACACCTCGGTCATCTGGCTGAATAAATCATGAGCAGAAGAGCGAGGGAAGTTGTAAGGCATCTCTAGCttagctgtttgtttgtttttttataaagtgtaaGTACTGTACGTTTCTGTAGTATTTTGCGTTGGACGTGTGCCTTTCAGGGGTGTGGCCTAGTGAGTGATGTCAGCCAGCCAGCATTACGCTCATTTGCTGGCacacacgtcactcaccaggtaAGGCCGCACCTTTAAAAGGCATACACTCAAAAAGCCACAGATACTAACTATACTAATTGATCGAAaacttggatttaaaaaaaaaaatattcgttACTTGGAGCGCTACTTGGAAATTCTAAGTCAAGTCACCACCGTCACAACACTTTCCATGACATCTTTTACGCCATATTATTCCCAAATGAGCTGCTGGCGGGTCGCCATGGTTACCATCACGACGGCACAGCAGTCGTTAATTTCACAGCGAGCTGAAAAAAGGGCTTTTGTTTTGGCGGGCTCTTGAATGCAACATGTATTACTCCCTCCCCTACACCCCCCCCCCTGCTGTTCAGAGGATGgtgtcgccatggcaaccgcACACGTGTAAGGGGCGGGCGAGCGCGACGCTCTGCGGTTGGCGGGGTCAATAATTGATGGCCCCCGAGGGAATCGCACGTGATGtgagtgtgcgtgcgcgcgtgttgaCGTTTGGTCatcgctgcatttttttttttttccccacttcctgtttgatgcATCTGGATCGAACGCACACTCATACAAGGCCTCGTCTGAGGAGGGAAATGGTGGAATAACTTCCGGAGATGCTTATGTAACATGAGGAGGGCCCGAGGGCTGCGTCTCCATGGTAACTGCATCCTCACTCCGCGTGTTTGCGTCTTGatgctcttttgttttgttttgttttgttttttcccttgagTGGGAGGAgaggtgtgtttttgtttgacccaCCTGGTCACGTGACTGACCGCAGCTCCGTTGCGCTCTTCTTCGTTCTCTTCATGTACTCCATGCAGAAAGTCAGCGAGAAGGTGGGCGGCGCCGAAGGAACCAAACTTGACGATGACTTTAAAGAAATGGAGAAGGTAAAACGCGTCGGCGTGACGAGGAAGAGGATGAGAGGCGGGCGTCTTTAGTTTGCTTGTATGTGTGACCTCGCCAAGAAAGTGGACGTGACCAGCCGAGCGGTTCTGGACATCATGACCAAAACCACCGAGTACCTGCAGCCCAACCCGGCGTCCAGGGCCAAGCTCAGCATGATCAACACCATGTCGAAAATCCGCGGTCAGGAGAAGGGGCCGGGATACCCGCAGGCTGAGTCCGTACTGGGGGACGCCATGTTGAAGTTTGGACGGGAACTGGGGGAGGACTCCTGCTTTGGTAAGGGACCTCGTCTTCCTCATCCAATCCTCATCCTCAATTCTTACACACATCCGtcgtgttattatttttaccttCCTTACCTCCTCCTGGCCGTCCGCCCACCCAGGCCTCGCACTCATTGACGCGGGCGAGTCAATGAAGGAGCTGGGCGAGGTGAAGGATGCCCTGGACATGGAGGTGAAACAGAACTTCATCGACCCACTGCAGAACCTCCATGACAAAGACCTGAAAGAGATCCAGGTGAGCGGCACAAGGTTGACCACAACCCACACGTACTCACTCACACGTCCTTCGTCTCGTCGCTCCGCCTTAGCACCATCTGAAGAAGATGGAAGGACGCCGTCTGGACTTTGACTACAAGAAGAAGCGTCAGGGGAAGGTGCAGGATGACGAGATCAAGCAAGCGCTGGAGAAGTTTGATGAAAGCAAAGAGATTGCCGAGCAGAGCATGTTCAACCTTCTCGAGAGCGAcgtaagacctttttttttttttttttttttaagatttttacaaaaaaaaaacatacaatgcaCTTCAACTGAATTAAcaatttagattaaaaaatg is a genomic window containing:
- the sh3gl2b gene encoding SH3 domain containing GRB2 like 2b, endophilin A1 isoform X1; amino-acid sequence: MSVAGLKKQFHKATQKVSEKVGGAEGTKLDDDFKEMEKKVDVTSRAVLDIMTKTTEYLQPNPASRAKLSMINTMSKIRGQEKGPGYPQAESVLGDAMLKFGRELGEDSCFGLALIDAGESMKELGEVKDALDMEVKQNFIDPLQNLHDKDLKEIQHHLKKMEGRRLDFDYKKKRQGKVQDDEIKQALEKFDESKEIAEQSMFNLLESDIEQVSQLAALVQAQLEYHSRTAQILQQLSSKMDDRIKEVSSKPRKEFVPKPRMTLELLPPSESHNGGLHSAKSPGRSPAPLDQPCCRALYDFEPENEGELGFKEGDVITLTNQIDDNWYEGMIHGHSGFFPINYVDILVPLPH
- the sh3gl2b gene encoding SH3 domain containing GRB2 like 2b, endophilin A1 isoform X2, which produces MKVSEKVGGAEGTKLDDDFKEMEKKVDVTSRAVLDIMTKTTEYLQPNPASRAKLSMINTMSKIRGQEKGPGYPQAESVLGDAMLKFGRELGEDSCFGLALIDAGESMKELGEVKDALDMEVKQNFIDPLQNLHDKDLKEIQHHLKKMEGRRLDFDYKKKRQGKVQDDEIKQALEKFDESKEIAEQSMFNLLESDIEQVSQLAALVQAQLEYHSRTAQILQQLSSKMDDRIKEVSSKPRKEFVPKPRMTLELLPPSESHNGGLHSAKSPGRSPAPLDQPCCRALYDFEPENEGELGFKEGDVITLTNQIDDNWYEGMIHGHSGFFPINYVDILVPLPH